Proteins encoded together in one Anaerobaca lacustris window:
- a CDS encoding LL-diaminopimelate aminotransferase, protein MIHINENFLKLRAGYLFPEIGRRVRTFKEQNPSAKVISMGIGDVTQPLAPAVIEAMHRAVDEMGRPETFKGYDDGGVGYEFLRKAIVENDYKARGADVDIDEVFVSDGAKPDTGNMQEVFGVDNVVAVADPVYPVYVDTNVMAGRTGQANEIGQYEGVVYMPATAENGFVPEPPSRPADMIYLCFPNNPTGSVATKEQLAAWVAYARENQAVILFDAAYEAFISDPEIPHSIYEIEGARDVAIEFRSFSKTAGFTGVRCAYTIVPKSLKAYKKDGQTVEINPIWKRRHCTKFNGVSYVTQAGAAAVYTPQGREQIARTIDVYMTNARVIRERLTELGYQVYGGVNAPYIWLKTPDGLGSWAFFDRLLNEAHVVGTPGVGFGPAGEGYFRLTAFGTLANVKEALDRIAAL, encoded by the coding sequence ATGATTCACATCAACGAGAACTTCCTGAAACTCCGCGCCGGATACCTTTTTCCAGAGATCGGACGGCGTGTTCGCACGTTCAAAGAGCAGAACCCGAGCGCCAAGGTCATCAGCATGGGCATCGGCGACGTGACGCAGCCGTTGGCGCCCGCGGTGATCGAGGCCATGCACCGGGCGGTCGATGAGATGGGCCGGCCCGAAACCTTCAAGGGCTATGATGACGGCGGCGTCGGCTACGAGTTCCTCCGCAAGGCCATCGTCGAGAATGACTACAAGGCCCGTGGCGCCGACGTCGATATCGACGAGGTGTTTGTCAGCGACGGCGCCAAGCCGGATACGGGCAACATGCAGGAAGTTTTCGGCGTCGACAATGTGGTGGCGGTCGCCGACCCGGTCTACCCGGTCTACGTCGATACGAATGTGATGGCGGGCCGGACGGGGCAGGCCAACGAGATCGGGCAGTACGAGGGTGTGGTCTACATGCCCGCCACCGCCGAGAATGGTTTTGTCCCCGAACCGCCAAGCCGGCCGGCGGATATGATCTATCTGTGCTTTCCCAACAATCCCACCGGCTCGGTCGCCACGAAGGAGCAACTGGCCGCATGGGTGGCCTACGCCCGCGAGAACCAGGCGGTGATCCTGTTCGACGCCGCTTATGAGGCCTTCATCTCCGATCCCGAGATCCCCCATTCGATCTATGAGATCGAGGGAGCCAGGGACGTGGCGATCGAGTTCCGCAGCTTCTCCAAGACCGCCGGTTTCACCGGGGTCCGCTGCGCGTACACCATCGTGCCGAAATCGCTGAAGGCGTACAAGAAGGACGGCCAGACCGTCGAGATCAATCCGATCTGGAAGCGGAGACACTGCACCAAGTTCAACGGCGTCTCCTACGTTACCCAGGCCGGTGCGGCGGCCGTCTACACGCCGCAGGGCCGTGAGCAGATCGCTCGGACAATCGACGTCTACATGACCAACGCCAGGGTGATCCGCGAGAGGCTCACCGAACTGGGCTACCAGGTCTACGGCGGTGTCAACGCTCCGTATATCTGGCTCAAGACGCCCGACGGGCTCGGCTCGTGGGCGTTCTTCGACCGGCTGCTGAACGAGGCCCACGTCGTGGGCACGCCCGGCGTCGGGTTCGGTCCGGCCGGCGAGGGGTACTTCCGCCTGACCGCGTTTGGCACGCTGGCCAACGTCAAGGAGGCATTGGATCGCATAGCGGCGTTGTGA
- a CDS encoding sugar isomerase: MASEDTARDAMRMTCCPCGCGHEHGNDGISRRTFLQGVGGATVFGAALSGLTWSSLAVGQPAVGTAPSRRPLRVKPILQYGVYEPRPQTSWRPWGAVHSDEAARAEVGRIQGELNALRNRADFPVEFLPVSAIRGPGDLAGIGDLAGADTILLYAACGPQSTFDALTQTGKDILFFVRSKSGPHYLWYEIVSPRYLRQHTDGLQTKGIDELDVVVDDQDEILWRLRALCGLHNALGTKMLAVGGPGAWSQPIEAVTERVVRQWRFDIQTVSYDELGKLIRQARDDRATVALARRRADEYLKLPGTTLETKREFVDNCFLLDQIFRTLMREAGCSAITIHHCMGTIMDVSETAACLTLTTLNDDGYLAFCESDFVVIPSGVLLAGICGKPVFLHNPTWPHKQIITLAHCTAPRKMDGKNLEPARILTHFESDYGAAPKVEMRKGQQLTSIIPDFAAEYWQGLRSEIVENPFLPICRSQIEVKYGIESQALAERLRGFHWMTCYGDYTREIAYALRRIPIRWELLA; the protein is encoded by the coding sequence ATGGCGAGCGAGGATACAGCAAGAGACGCGATGCGGATGACCTGCTGTCCATGCGGGTGCGGACACGAGCACGGCAATGACGGCATCAGCCGTCGGACCTTTCTCCAGGGAGTTGGCGGCGCCACGGTTTTCGGCGCGGCGCTGAGCGGGCTGACGTGGTCGAGCCTCGCGGTCGGACAGCCGGCGGTAGGGACCGCCCCGTCGCGACGACCGTTGCGGGTCAAGCCCATCCTGCAATACGGGGTCTACGAGCCCCGGCCGCAGACAAGCTGGCGACCGTGGGGCGCGGTCCACTCCGACGAGGCGGCCCGGGCCGAGGTCGGCCGCATTCAGGGCGAACTGAACGCGCTCCGGAACAGGGCCGACTTCCCCGTCGAGTTCCTGCCGGTCTCGGCGATTCGTGGGCCGGGCGACCTGGCCGGCATCGGCGATCTGGCCGGAGCCGACACGATCCTGCTCTACGCCGCCTGCGGGCCGCAGAGCACCTTCGATGCCCTGACCCAGACGGGCAAGGACATCCTCTTCTTCGTTCGCAGCAAATCCGGCCCGCATTACCTCTGGTATGAGATCGTCAGCCCCCGCTACCTCCGTCAGCACACCGACGGGTTGCAGACCAAGGGCATCGACGAACTCGACGTCGTCGTGGACGACCAGGACGAGATCCTCTGGCGGCTGCGAGCCCTTTGCGGGCTGCACAACGCCTTGGGGACCAAGATGCTGGCCGTCGGCGGCCCCGGTGCATGGTCGCAGCCGATCGAGGCTGTCACCGAGCGCGTCGTGCGTCAGTGGCGATTCGACATCCAGACAGTCTCCTATGACGAACTGGGCAAGCTGATCCGCCAGGCTCGCGACGATCGGGCCACCGTGGCGCTGGCTCGCCGCCGCGCGGACGAATACCTCAAACTCCCCGGAACCACGCTGGAGACGAAACGGGAATTCGTGGACAACTGCTTCCTGCTCGACCAGATCTTCCGCACGCTGATGCGGGAGGCCGGGTGCAGCGCCATCACGATTCACCACTGCATGGGCACGATCATGGACGTGTCGGAGACGGCCGCCTGTCTGACGCTGACCACGCTCAACGACGATGGATACCTGGCCTTCTGCGAGTCGGATTTCGTAGTGATCCCCTCCGGCGTGCTGTTGGCCGGCATCTGCGGCAAGCCGGTCTTCCTGCACAACCCCACCTGGCCCCACAAACAGATTATCACCCTGGCCCACTGCACCGCCCCGCGAAAGATGGACGGCAAGAACCTCGAGCCGGCGCGGATCCTGACGCATTTCGAGTCGGACTACGGCGCGGCCCCGAAGGTCGAGATGCGCAAGGGCCAGCAACTGACCAGCATCATCCCCGACTTCGCCGCCGAGTACTGGCAAGGGCTTCGCAGCGAGATTGTGGAGAATCCGTTCCTGCCGATCTGTCGCTCGCAGATCGAGGTCAAGTATGGGATCGAAAGCCAGGCGCTCGCCGAGCGGCTGCGCGGGTTCCACTGGATGACGTGCTACGGGGATTACACCCGCGAGATCGCTTACGCCCTGCGGCGCATCCCGATTCGCTGGGAGCTTCTCGCCTGA